The following proteins are encoded in a genomic region of Bacillus sp. BGMRC 2118:
- a CDS encoding HD domain-containing protein yields the protein MKKLVYATWFGTSVSALFITSYSTYILKEELSRESICTLLAVLIAYFPYVLIRQYVSKNFRRLLFLLITTSVIASIYYLAPYIGLVIFYMIPIYAVLFKNKIYFVFAFFTSLLSYIIVLSLQPFTSFNPLYELIQLLAFFIYTVILYYVSTVSAKQEKLNSMYTKTMEALVLAIEAKDEYTRGHSTRVSEYSMILGTYLKSNGFPVDLEVLRISSLLHDIGKVNIPIEILQKKGKLTEKEYEEIKKHPTFGAEIAISLEFPKEITEPILYHHERKDGNGYPHGLEGANIPLLARIISIADTFDALTTNRSYRSAFSIYEAKDIIIENSGTQFDDELITYFVECFPLLKTRAEQLIELERQLTSAMVE from the coding sequence ATGAAAAAATTAGTCTATGCAACGTGGTTCGGTACTTCAGTTAGTGCATTGTTTATAACTTCATATTCCACTTATATTTTAAAGGAAGAATTATCGAGGGAGTCCATATGTACGTTACTAGCAGTTTTAATTGCTTATTTTCCATATGTATTGATTCGGCAATATGTGAGTAAAAACTTCAGAAGACTTCTGTTTTTGTTAATCACAACTAGTGTTATTGCGAGTATATATTATTTGGCTCCGTACATAGGACTTGTCATTTTTTATATGATTCCCATTTATGCTGTATTGTTTAAGAATAAAATCTACTTTGTTTTTGCCTTTTTTACATCTTTACTCAGTTATATTATTGTCTTAAGCTTACAACCATTCACTTCATTTAACCCTTTATATGAACTTATTCAATTATTAGCATTTTTCATTTATACCGTGATTTTATATTACGTCTCAACAGTGTCAGCCAAACAGGAAAAGTTAAATTCGATGTATACGAAGACAATGGAGGCACTCGTGTTAGCGATTGAAGCGAAGGATGAGTATACGAGGGGACATTCAACGAGAGTTTCTGAATATAGCATGATATTAGGTACATATTTGAAGTCAAATGGTTTTCCGGTAGATTTAGAAGTGCTTAGAATCAGCTCATTATTACATGATATAGGTAAAGTGAATATTCCAATTGAGATTTTACAGAAGAAAGGAAAATTGACAGAGAAGGAATATGAAGAAATTAAAAAGCATCCAACCTTTGGTGCCGAAATTGCAATAAGTTTAGAATTTCCGAAAGAGATCACAGAGCCTATTTTGTATCATCATGAAAGGAAGGATGGTAATGGCTACCCACATGGGTTAGAAGGTGCCAATATCCCTCTGCTTGCCAGAATTATTTCTATAGCAGATACATTTGATGCGCTGACAACGAACCGGTCATATAGGTCTGCATTTTCCATTTATGAAGCAAAGGATATCATCATTGAAAACAGTGGAACTCAATTTGATGATGAATTAATTACGTATTTTGTTGAATGTTTTCCATTACTCAAAACTAGAGCAGAACAGTTAATTGAATTGGAACGTCAGTTAACGAGTGCTATGGTAGAATAA
- a CDS encoding LPXTG cell wall anchor domain-containing protein codes for MSFLKKKKSKKIVSSFLAGLIFIGTIAPNVTVSKAYAETPAADHIVISEVYGGGGNKDAEYKNDFIELYNPTEVEVSLEGWSVQYTSAKGVFSSNKTELTGVIKPKSYYLIQQAAGSGGTKNLPAPDVTGTIGMSGTEGKIALVKSTDYVTGKNDSNVVDFIGIGSATESEGTATGKMSNTTSAQRVDPNVDTNDNSVDFKLDAPTPLNSKGETGEDTPPPSTEPVNKTIEEIRTVDSNGRPTLEGSIVILEGVVTAKLESANTDNIYIQDEKGNGVVVRKSNTKSEDIQLGNKVTVQGKVDFFNGLTQVSYESITKLTETNEVPVPKLVTIDEITTFATAEKLEGSLVTFVGKATNIPTTTAGSGYNVTFSDESDKAITLRVESTTGIVPSDVLKQGQFYEVTGVVGQYDSSSPYTSGYQVNPRQTTDFKETNPLSLVHEPLKTVYTENDVTFTAEAKNADKVTVYYREKGTVEYTSLLLTKGEDNIYSAALNASSVPQSGFEYYLEAVSANEEPKFVGLAESPIVVEVIEDTFGPTIEAETPMNGTRVENVRPEIAVFVTDASGIDEESITVKVDSTQLTSGVTYEEDQIKISLGKDLNLGKHTVEVRVKDSKGNESTHTWTFEVVEVFTGGGHFRGTTHNHTNISHDGSGTPVQAVEAAKKYNYDFFAFSDHSHDIDTDLIDKDTVDREGNPERTGGEEWKLTKDVANQYTKNGEFVVFPAFEMTSTTWGHSNVFGTENFIDRKQAGGKYQNLSNYYAWILSYDDAVAQFNHPGWPEGAFNHFMPYDANVDRLFTMLEVGNGSGHYAYDNQEDTYLSALDLGWKVAPTYGEDNHDGTWGETNFRTVVVADDLTEASLLHAMKNLRVYMTEDPNFTLDFLANGRYMGSTVDGTKLNFTVKGNDLVSESKSMPEYNYLKTGYVSNDAVAKVELISNGKKVIDSFEPNTTDFEWNPSVDVTGQQWFVVKVTQKDGERIYSAPIWSEEVPYDVKVSGLGVVGDTIISGNPATLESGITNLGTNDIATLNVNFYVDEVKEANLIGKTTISNLKSKSVQTASVVWEEPTAGDHTLIAVIDTIESDSKVDNQFNRPVVVKQQLGLTVLIDAAHENDNTSADPNVSYKDNMKLFTKLVRNQGYTVKENTQPLTAEILSNVKVLVLTQQNNKDLTAEENQAISDFVKNGGSLFLLGKSNYKNSLVTGNNDLLQLMGSTIQISNDGIFDDSKEGNFWSTPLTMKHAVQLHPGLVDNYLTDRVSFINYYSGASLHKVGNEPLVNSDSVTIIASGNETTYQNFAVKDAYIYDKVSDAEGGSAIPAIASESIGEGQVLVTGMNILNDKQLDEGYDEVGNDEFALNAINWLAGRGTEIKNIGEARDLETGSDVVVEGTVTSNTDTFFDAFYIQDETGGIFAYKEIPNADALKLGDKVRVYGKIKTFEGDLELEFDSFDTDVIKIGEGEPLSPKKMKTLDASKDSNQGQLVKVTGKVIKKYDANSYVIDDGSGEILVFTDGYIVEKTGAVPNLKVGDKLEAVGLTSTFSDGKRIRVRDTKELKKIDGLDLSIMHVNDIHANVQKYPKLITAVHQVRSEHDNTLLLNAGDVFSGTLYFKQYQGLADLEFLNSLNFDAMTLGNHEFDKDSQTLANFIKDANFPIVSSNVNVTNDAVLSPYYVDSLTNAAEGGKIYPAIVKTIEGDKVGIFGLTTEETTILASPSKDIEFENAIEKAGKTVEMLEEAGVNKIIALSHLGYTPDVELAQSVDGIDVIVGGHSHTMLTKPVVIDKEEPTVIVQANEYLNYLGQLDVSFNENGVVTSNNGVLLDLAGFEEDAAAKERVAELDEPIEDLKKTVVGSTDIMLNGERGDVRTKETNLGNLIADAMVQKANEYIPTTIGLQNGGGIRASINKEGLADYDVTLGDVLTVMPYENQLVALHLTGAEVWEALEHSVSEVETAQGKFSQVSGLRFKYDVNKAPGERVWLVEVKTETGYKAINLQETYSVATNLFVADGGDGYEVFKKAKDEGRITELYIVDFEVLASYFEANSPLAPVVEGRIIQEQEPTSENPGDGNNPGDGNNPGDGNNPGDGNNPGDGNNPGDGNNPGDGNNPGNGNNPGNTNKPVVTKPEVKNGKAAVSDSDIAKVEKDGTLVIDVKGNDSATVNLSAKQIETLKEKGASLVINNDHVELQIPLSNLPDGKDISTSIQKLKDIEEAVSSVYDFTIYADGKAIHTFDKPITLVFDIDVKKVKNTDDLKVYYFNETTKKWELVPGAVYKDGKVYVDTNHFSTFAVFEVKESNKTILENIPAPELGKKLPNTATSYYNLLLIGGVLVLAGTILYFVQRRRKVQV; via the coding sequence TTGAGTTTCTTAAAAAAGAAGAAATCAAAGAAAATAGTTTCAAGTTTCTTAGCCGGCTTGATATTCATAGGAACGATTGCTCCGAATGTAACCGTTTCCAAGGCTTACGCTGAAACTCCTGCAGCAGACCATATCGTGATTAGTGAGGTATATGGTGGTGGGGGTAACAAAGATGCAGAGTACAAAAATGACTTTATTGAACTCTATAACCCTACAGAAGTAGAAGTGAGTTTAGAAGGCTGGTCTGTTCAGTATACTTCTGCAAAGGGAGTTTTTAGTTCAAATAAAACAGAATTAACAGGAGTAATTAAGCCAAAAAGTTACTACCTAATCCAACAAGCTGCTGGATCTGGTGGAACGAAAAATCTTCCTGCTCCCGATGTAACAGGTACTATAGGTATGAGTGGTACTGAGGGGAAAATTGCACTTGTTAAATCAACAGATTATGTTACAGGTAAGAACGACAGTAACGTAGTTGATTTCATTGGTATTGGTAGTGCAACTGAATCAGAGGGGACAGCCACTGGTAAAATGTCCAATACTACTAGTGCTCAACGTGTAGATCCAAATGTTGACACAAATGATAACAGTGTTGATTTTAAGTTAGATGCTCCAACTCCGTTAAATTCTAAGGGAGAGACTGGTGAGGACACGCCTCCACCATCTACAGAACCTGTTAATAAAACGATCGAAGAAATTAGAACAGTAGATTCTAATGGAAGGCCAACATTAGAAGGAAGTATCGTAATTCTTGAAGGTGTTGTAACCGCAAAATTAGAAAGTGCAAATACAGATAATATTTATATCCAAGATGAAAAAGGTAATGGTGTTGTTGTTCGTAAATCTAATACGAAAAGTGAAGATATTCAACTTGGTAACAAAGTAACAGTTCAGGGTAAGGTTGATTTCTTTAATGGATTAACACAAGTTAGTTATGAATCTATTACAAAATTAACTGAAACAAATGAAGTACCAGTACCGAAATTAGTAACAATTGACGAAATTACTACGTTTGCAACAGCAGAAAAATTAGAAGGTAGTCTTGTAACATTTGTTGGAAAAGCAACAAATATTCCAACGACAACTGCTGGATCTGGTTATAATGTGACATTCTCAGATGAAAGTGATAAAGCGATTACACTTCGTGTAGAATCTACTACAGGAATTGTTCCGTCTGACGTATTGAAGCAAGGTCAATTTTATGAGGTAACAGGGGTTGTAGGTCAATATGACAGTAGTTCACCATATACTTCCGGATACCAAGTAAACCCTAGACAAACAACTGACTTTAAAGAAACGAATCCATTGTCACTTGTTCATGAACCATTAAAAACGGTATATACAGAGAACGATGTAACGTTTACTGCAGAAGCAAAAAATGCAGATAAAGTAACAGTATACTATCGCGAAAAAGGTACTGTTGAATATACATCTTTATTACTAACAAAAGGTGAAGACAATATCTATAGTGCTGCATTAAATGCATCAAGTGTTCCACAAAGTGGTTTTGAATACTATTTGGAAGCAGTCTCTGCAAATGAAGAGCCAAAGTTTGTAGGATTAGCTGAATCACCAATAGTAGTAGAAGTTATTGAAGATACGTTTGGTCCAACTATTGAAGCAGAAACTCCAATGAATGGAACAAGAGTAGAAAATGTAAGACCTGAAATTGCTGTATTCGTAACAGATGCTAGTGGTATTGATGAAGAGAGTATTACTGTAAAGGTAGATTCTACTCAATTAACTAGTGGAGTTACATATGAAGAAGACCAAATTAAGATATCATTAGGTAAAGACCTAAATCTCGGTAAGCATACAGTTGAGGTACGTGTAAAGGACAGTAAAGGAAATGAAAGTACTCATACTTGGACGTTTGAAGTCGTAGAAGTATTTACTGGTGGTGGCCACTTCCGTGGTACAACTCATAACCATACAAATATTTCTCATGATGGTTCAGGTACGCCTGTACAAGCTGTAGAAGCAGCGAAAAAATACAACTATGATTTCTTTGCTTTCTCTGATCATTCTCATGATATTGATACAGATTTAATTGATAAAGATACTGTTGACAGAGAGGGAAATCCTGAGAGAACTGGTGGAGAAGAGTGGAAGCTCACGAAAGATGTTGCTAATCAGTATACAAAGAATGGAGAGTTTGTTGTATTCCCTGCATTTGAAATGACTTCAACAACATGGGGACACTCTAACGTATTTGGTACTGAGAATTTCATTGATCGTAAGCAAGCTGGAGGTAAGTATCAAAATCTCTCAAACTACTATGCATGGATTTTATCCTATGATGATGCAGTAGCACAATTCAATCATCCAGGATGGCCAGAAGGTGCTTTCAACCACTTCATGCCATATGACGCAAATGTTGATCGTTTATTTACGATGTTAGAAGTAGGTAACGGTTCAGGACATTATGCGTATGACAATCAAGAGGATACCTATTTGTCAGCTCTTGATCTAGGTTGGAAGGTTGCTCCTACGTATGGGGAAGATAATCATGACGGTACATGGGGAGAAACCAATTTCCGTACAGTTGTCGTAGCAGATGATTTGACTGAGGCTTCGCTGCTACATGCAATGAAAAACTTAAGAGTGTACATGACAGAAGATCCAAACTTTACACTAGATTTCTTAGCTAATGGAAGATACATGGGATCTACTGTTGATGGGACAAAACTCAACTTTACTGTAAAAGGTAATGACCTAGTTTCTGAAAGTAAATCAATGCCAGAATATAATTACTTAAAAACTGGTTATGTATCAAACGACGCAGTAGCAAAGGTTGAATTAATCTCGAATGGTAAAAAAGTAATTGATAGTTTCGAACCAAATACAACAGATTTTGAATGGAATCCTTCTGTAGATGTTACAGGACAGCAATGGTTTGTTGTTAAAGTAACACAAAAAGATGGAGAAAGAATTTATTCTGCGCCAATCTGGTCAGAAGAAGTACCATACGATGTAAAGGTTAGTGGATTAGGGGTTGTAGGAGATACAATTATTAGTGGAAACCCTGCAACACTAGAGTCAGGTATAACAAACCTTGGTACGAATGATATTGCAACATTGAATGTAAATTTTTATGTTGATGAAGTAAAAGAAGCAAATTTAATTGGTAAAACAACCATATCAAATTTAAAGTCAAAGTCTGTTCAAACTGCTTCAGTTGTGTGGGAGGAACCAACTGCGGGTGACCACACTTTAATTGCAGTAATTGATACAATTGAGTCTGACAGCAAAGTAGATAACCAGTTCAACCGTCCAGTTGTTGTAAAGCAACAATTAGGTTTAACTGTACTTATTGATGCTGCTCATGAAAATGATAATACATCTGCAGACCCTAACGTCTCATATAAAGACAACATGAAGTTATTTACGAAGCTAGTCAGAAATCAAGGCTATACAGTTAAAGAAAATACACAACCTTTAACAGCTGAGATTTTGTCAAATGTAAAAGTACTAGTTCTAACACAACAGAACAATAAAGACTTAACAGCTGAAGAAAATCAAGCAATTTCAGATTTCGTGAAAAATGGTGGGTCGTTATTCTTATTAGGTAAGAGTAACTATAAAAATTCATTAGTTACAGGAAATAATGATTTACTTCAATTAATGGGTTCAACAATCCAAATTAGTAATGATGGTATTTTCGATGACAGTAAAGAAGGTAACTTCTGGAGTACACCATTAACAATGAAACATGCTGTTCAATTACACCCAGGTTTAGTAGACAATTATTTAACTGACCGAGTATCATTTATTAATTACTATAGTGGTGCAAGTTTACACAAGGTTGGTAATGAACCATTAGTGAATAGTGATAGCGTTACAATTATTGCTTCCGGTAATGAAACGACATATCAAAATTTTGCAGTAAAGGATGCATATATCTATGATAAAGTATCTGATGCAGAGGGTGGTTCAGCAATTCCTGCGATTGCCTCTGAATCAATTGGTGAAGGTCAAGTATTAGTTACAGGAATGAATATCCTAAACGATAAGCAACTTGACGAAGGCTATGATGAAGTAGGGAACGATGAATTTGCTTTAAACGCAATTAATTGGTTAGCAGGAAGAGGAACGGAAATTAAGAATATTGGTGAAGCACGAGATCTTGAGACTGGTTCTGATGTAGTGGTAGAAGGAACAGTAACAAGTAACACTGATACATTCTTCGATGCATTTTATATTCAAGATGAAACAGGTGGAATTTTTGCATATAAGGAAATTCCAAATGCAGATGCATTAAAACTTGGCGATAAAGTTCGCGTATACGGAAAAATCAAAACGTTCGAAGGTGACCTAGAGTTAGAGTTTGATAGCTTCGATACAGACGTTATTAAAATTGGTGAAGGAGAACCGCTTTCACCTAAAAAGATGAAAACTCTAGATGCGTCTAAAGATTCAAATCAAGGTCAACTTGTTAAGGTAACTGGAAAGGTTATTAAGAAGTATGATGCAAATTCATACGTTATTGATGATGGATCTGGTGAAATTTTAGTATTCACAGACGGATACATCGTTGAGAAAACAGGTGCTGTTCCTAATTTGAAAGTTGGAGATAAACTTGAAGCAGTTGGATTAACTAGTACATTCTCTGATGGAAAACGTATCCGAGTTCGTGATACGAAGGAATTAAAGAAAATAGATGGCTTAGATTTATCGATTATGCATGTTAATGATATACATGCAAATGTTCAAAAGTATCCAAAGTTAATCACAGCAGTGCACCAAGTACGCAGTGAACATGATAATACATTATTATTAAACGCTGGTGACGTGTTCTCTGGAACTCTATACTTTAAACAATATCAAGGTTTGGCTGATTTAGAATTCTTAAATTCATTAAACTTTGACGCAATGACACTAGGAAACCATGAATTTGATAAAGATTCGCAAACTCTTGCTAACTTTATCAAGGATGCTAATTTCCCAATTGTAAGTTCAAATGTTAATGTTACAAATGATGCTGTACTAAGCCCTTATTATGTTGACAGCCTTACAAATGCAGCTGAAGGTGGAAAGATTTATCCTGCGATTGTTAAAACGATTGAAGGAGATAAGGTCGGTATCTTTGGTTTAACAACAGAAGAGACTACTATACTAGCTAGTCCTAGCAAAGATATCGAATTCGAAAATGCCATTGAAAAAGCAGGAAAAACAGTTGAGATGCTTGAAGAAGCTGGAGTAAATAAAATTATTGCTCTGTCACATTTAGGTTATACACCTGATGTAGAATTAGCACAAAGTGTTGACGGAATAGACGTAATTGTTGGTGGACATTCTCACACTATGCTAACGAAACCTGTAGTTATTGATAAGGAAGAACCTACAGTTATTGTTCAAGCAAATGAATACCTAAATTACTTAGGACAACTAGATGTATCATTTAACGAAAATGGTGTTGTAACATCTAATAATGGAGTACTTCTTGATTTAGCTGGTTTTGAAGAGGATGCAGCTGCAAAGGAACGAGTTGCTGAGCTGGATGAACCTATTGAAGATCTGAAGAAAACAGTAGTTGGATCAACAGATATCATGTTAAATGGAGAACGCGGTGACGTTCGAACAAAAGAAACAAACCTTGGTAACCTTATTGCAGATGCAATGGTTCAGAAGGCGAATGAATATATTCCAACTACTATTGGATTACAAAATGGTGGGGGAATTAGAGCTTCTATTAATAAAGAAGGTTTAGCTGATTACGATGTAACACTTGGTGATGTTCTAACAGTAATGCCTTATGAGAACCAACTTGTTGCTCTACATTTAACTGGAGCAGAGGTATGGGAAGCACTTGAGCATAGTGTAAGTGAAGTTGAAACAGCTCAAGGGAAATTCTCACAAGTATCAGGACTTCGCTTCAAATACGATGTAAACAAAGCACCAGGTGAGCGTGTATGGCTAGTTGAAGTGAAAACAGAAACTGGATATAAAGCAATTAATCTGCAAGAGACGTATTCAGTTGCTACAAATCTGTTCGTAGCTGATGGTGGCGATGGTTATGAAGTATTTAAGAAAGCTAAAGATGAAGGACGTATTACTGAGCTTTACATTGTAGATTTTGAAGTTCTTGCTTCATATTTTGAAGCGAATAGTCCTTTGGCTCCAGTTGTAGAGGGAAGAATTATTCAAGAACAAGAGCCTACAAGTGAAAACCCAGGTGATGGAAACAACCCAGGTGATGGAAACAACCCAGGTGATGGAAACAACCCAGGTGATGGAAACAACCCAGGTGACGGAAACAACCCAGGTGATGGAAACAACCCAGGTGATGGAAACAATCCAGGTAACGGAAACAACCCAGGTAACACAAACAAACCGGTTGTGACAAAACCAGAAGTTAAGAATGGGAAAGCAGCAGTATCAGATTCTGATATAGCGAAGGTAGAAAAGGACGGAACGTTAGTAATCGATGTTAAAGGAAATGATTCAGCTACAGTTAATCTGTCAGCTAAACAAATTGAAACATTAAAGGAAAAGGGAGCTTCACTTGTTATTAATAATGATCATGTTGAACTTCAAATTCCATTAAGTAATTTACCAGATGGTAAAGATATTTCAACATCAATTCAAAAGCTAAAAGACATCGAAGAAGCTGTTAGCAGTGTATATGACTTTACGATTTATGCAGACGGAAAGGCAATCCACACGTTTGATAAGCCGATTACACTAGTTTTTGATATTGATGTGAAAAAAGTGAAAAATACTGATGATTTAAAAGTTTACTATTTTAATGAAACGACTAAGAAGTGGGAGTTAGTACCAGGTGCAGTATATAAGGATGGCAAAGTATATGTTGATACAAATCACTTCAGTACATTTGCTGTATTTGAAGTAAAAGAATCAAACAAGACTATACTTGAAAACATTCCTGCTCCTGAATTAGGGAAGAAACTTCCTAATACAGCTACAAGTTACTATAATCTCTTATTAATTGGAGGAGTATTAGTACTTGCTGGTACAATACTATACTTTGTACAAAGACGAAGAAAAGTTCAAGTCTAA
- a CDS encoding GGDEF domain-containing protein yields MQQNSFKFNDYNTELIFSLLRWIFLLGAVVLFYFPPVAKELNYELHTFNVLLVVGFFYMAITQLTLHYLSNNQRVFSFLTKAGVVFDFIAFIWLLMLSGGVESLLFPIAYLIVMHATIYWRIIGSIISISSVGIAYTVILFIQFKTVTPVVLIHFILNMSFLLILGMFGALIVYRERKHQSEKNTYKTLVSKDFLTGLSNHRHFQEHLIECGNRDVTLAMLDIDYFKRVNDMYGHVIGDRVLTKMGEILMNTIPEGKGLSFRYGGEEFAILFYTSDGNEVKSYLTSLNEKLHETIFEVENDTFSITISIGVCSKQSNEKLNHHFVMHADSLLYKAKKMGRNQAIFEDGTILKNNFESMFIS; encoded by the coding sequence ATGCAACAGAACTCCTTTAAATTTAACGATTATAATACTGAATTAATTTTCTCTTTATTACGATGGATCTTTTTGTTAGGTGCAGTCGTATTATTTTATTTTCCTCCTGTAGCGAAAGAGTTAAATTATGAGTTACACACTTTTAACGTCTTATTAGTGGTCGGTTTTTTCTATATGGCCATAACACAGCTGACTCTACATTATTTATCGAATAACCAACGCGTTTTTAGCTTTTTAACAAAAGCCGGTGTTGTATTTGACTTTATTGCTTTTATTTGGTTGCTTATGCTTTCAGGAGGTGTAGAAAGCTTATTGTTTCCGATTGCTTATTTAATCGTTATGCATGCAACGATTTATTGGCGTATCATTGGCTCAATTATTTCCATTTCGTCTGTCGGTATTGCATATACAGTCATTTTATTCATCCAATTCAAGACTGTAACACCAGTAGTGCTTATACATTTTATTCTTAACATGAGTTTTTTACTAATATTAGGGATGTTCGGAGCTCTTATCGTTTATCGAGAGAGAAAGCATCAATCAGAGAAAAATACATACAAAACACTGGTTAGTAAAGATTTCTTGACCGGTCTATCTAATCACAGACATTTCCAGGAACATCTCATTGAATGTGGTAATAGAGATGTAACTCTAGCCATGTTAGATATTGACTATTTTAAAAGAGTTAATGATATGTATGGACATGTGATAGGTGATCGTGTATTAACGAAAATGGGAGAAATTCTCATGAATACAATACCAGAGGGAAAAGGACTTTCATTTAGATATGGTGGGGAAGAATTTGCGATATTGTTTTATACTTCAGATGGTAATGAGGTTAAGTCATATCTAACATCGCTAAATGAAAAGTTACATGAGACGATATTTGAAGTTGAAAATGATACGTTCTCAATAACAATTAGTATTGGTGTATGTAGTAAGCAAAGTAATGAAAAATTAAATCATCATTTTGTCATGCATGCAGATTCACTGTTGTATAAAGCAAAAAAAATGGGAAGAAACCAGGCGATATTTGAGGATGGAACAATTTTAAAGAACAACTTTGAGTCTATGTTTATATCTTAA